In a single window of the Salvelinus namaycush isolate Seneca chromosome 6, SaNama_1.0, whole genome shotgun sequence genome:
- the LOC120049794 gene encoding eukaryotic initiation factor 4A-I-like, whose product MSAEYEDRPSRDNGPEGMEPDGIIESNWNEIVDSFDEMNLGEKLLRGIYAYGFEKPSAIQQRAILPCIKGYDVIAQAQSGTGKTATFAISILQQIDMELKGTQALVLAPTRELAQQIQKVILALGDYMGASCHACIGGTNVRNEVTKLQAEAPHIVVGTPGRVFDMLNRKYLASKNIKMFVLDEADEMLSRGFKDQIYEIFQKLPTSTQVVLLSATMPQDVLEVTKKFMREPIRILVKKEELTLEGIRQFYINVEKEEWKLDTLCDLYETLTITQAVIFINTRRKVDWLTEKMHARDFTVSALHGDMDQKERDLIMREFRSGSSRVLITTDLLARGIDVQQVSLVINYDLPTNRENYIHRIGRGGRFGRKGVAINMVTEEDKRTLRDIETFYNTTVEEMPMNVADLI is encoded by the exons ATGTCGGCTGAATATGAAGACAG ACCTTCTAGAGATAATGGCCCTGAGGGCATGGAGCCAGATGGGATCATTGAG AGCAACTGGAATGAGATCGTGGACAGTTTTGATGAGATGAACTTGGGCGAAAAGCTGCTCAGGGGAATCTATGCCTATGGTTTTGAAAAACCCTCCGCTATCCAGCAGAGGGCTATCCTCCCTTGTATCAAGG GTTATGATGTGATTGCACAGGCTCAGTCTGGTACTGGGAAGACTGCCACCTTCGCCATTTCCATTCTGCAGCAGATTGACATGGAGCTGAAGGGCACCCAAGCCCTGGTCCTGGCCCCCACCAGAGAGCTGGCTCAGCAG ATCCAGAAGGTGATCCTGGCCCTAGGTGACTACATGGGAGCCTCCTGCCATGCCTGTATAGGAGGGACCAACGTCCGTAACGAGGTTACCAAGCTCCAGGCTGAGGCCCCTCACATAGTGGTGGGGACCCCTGGCCGCGTGTTCGATATGTTGAACCGCAAATACCTGG CCTCCAAGAACATCAAGATGTTTGTGCTGGACGAGGCAGATGAGATGTTGAGTCGAGGGTTCAAGGACCAGATCTACGAGATCTTCCAGAAGCTCCCCACCAGCACGCAG GTGGTGCTGCTGTCTGCCACCATGCCCCAGGATGTGCTGGAGGTCACCAAGAAGTTCATGCGTGAGCCCATCCGTATCCTGGTCAAGAAGGAGGAGCTCACCCTGGAGGGTATCCGCCAGTTCTACATCAATGTTGAGAAAGAG GAGTGGAAGCTGGACACCCTGTGTGACCTTTATGAGACCCTGACCATTACCCAGGCTGTGATCTTCATCAACACCAGGAGGAAGGTGGACTGGCTCACTGAGAAGATGCACGCCAGGGACTTCACCGTTTCCGCTCTG CATGGAGACATggaccagaaagagagagacctgaTCATGAGGGAGTTTCGCTCAGGCTCCAGTAGAGTTCTTATCACCACTGACCTGCTG GCCAGAGGTATTGATGTCCAGCAGGTGTCCCTGGTCATCAACTATGACCTGCCCACCAACAGGGAGAACTACATCCACAG GATTGGGCGAGGTGGTCGTTTCGGTCGTAAGGGCGTTGCCATCAACATGGTGACTGAAGAGGACAAGCGTACGCTGCGGGACATTGAGACGTTCTACAATACCACCGTCGAGGAGATGCCAATGAACGTGGCTGACCTCATCTAG